From a region of the Pseudoxanthomonas sp. X-1 genome:
- the rpmC gene encoding 50S ribosomal protein L29: MAIKELREKSADELNAHLGELRKEQFSLRMQKATGQLPKTHDTRRVRREIARVKTLLGSKK; encoded by the coding sequence ATGGCTATCAAGGAACTCCGTGAGAAGTCTGCCGACGAGCTGAACGCCCACCTGGGCGAGCTGCGCAAGGAGCAGTTCTCCCTGCGCATGCAGAAGGCGACCGGCCAGCTGCCGAAGACCCACGACACCCGCCGGGTCCGCCGCGAGATCGCTCGCGTCAAGACCCTGCTCGGCAGCAAGAAGTAA
- the rpsN gene encoding 30S ribosomal protein S14, whose protein sequence is MAKTSMVNRDLKRAKLAKKYAAKREALKKIISSQDASYDEKIEASTKLQKLPRDSSPSRFRTRCELSGRPRAVYSKFGLARNKLREATMRGDVPGLRKASW, encoded by the coding sequence ATGGCAAAGACCTCCATGGTCAACCGCGACCTGAAGCGGGCGAAGCTGGCCAAGAAGTACGCGGCCAAGCGCGAAGCACTGAAGAAGATCATCTCCAGCCAGGACGCGTCCTACGACGAGAAGATCGAGGCCTCGACCAAGCTGCAGAAGCTGCCGCGCGACTCCTCGCCCAGCCGCTTCCGCACCCGTTGCGAGCTGTCCGGCCGCCCGCGCGCCGTGTACAGCAAGTTCGGCCTGGCCCGCAACAAGCTGCGCGAAGCCACCATGCGTGGCGACGTGCCCGGCCTGCGCAAGGCCAGCTGGTAA
- the rplP gene encoding 50S ribosomal protein L16: MLQPKRTKYRKMHKGRNEGLSWSGNLVSFGEYGLKATAHGQLTARQIEAARRSISRYVKRGGKMWIRVFPDKPITKKPIEVRMGSGKGNVEYWVAQIQPGRMIYEIEGVDEATAREAFRLAAAKLSVTTTFVTRTVR; encoded by the coding sequence ATGTTGCAACCCAAGCGAACCAAATACCGCAAGATGCACAAGGGCCGTAACGAAGGCCTGAGCTGGAGCGGAAACCTCGTCTCGTTCGGCGAGTACGGCCTGAAGGCCACCGCGCACGGTCAGCTGACCGCGCGCCAGATCGAGGCCGCGCGCCGTTCCATCAGCCGCTACGTCAAGCGCGGCGGCAAGATGTGGATCCGCGTGTTCCCCGACAAGCCCATCACCAAGAAGCCGATCGAGGTCCGCATGGGCTCCGGTAAGGGCAACGTGGAGTACTGGGTGGCCCAGATCCAGCCGGGCCGCATGATCTATGAAATCGAGGGCGTGGACGAGGCAACGGCACGCGAGGCGTTCCGCCTGGCCGCCGCCAAGCTCTCGGTCACCACCACTTTCGTGACCCGGACGGTGCGCTAA
- the rplV gene encoding 50S ribosomal protein L22 has product MEAKAILRTARISPQKARLVADQVRGLSAERAVNLLKFSDKKAAHLIKKVVESAIANAENNQGADVDELKVQTIMVDEGPTLKRFMARAKGRGTRILKRTSHITVVVGEGKGK; this is encoded by the coding sequence ATCCTGCGCACCGCGCGCATCTCCCCGCAGAAGGCCCGCCTGGTCGCCGACCAGGTGCGTGGCCTGTCGGCCGAGCGCGCCGTCAATCTGCTGAAGTTCTCGGACAAGAAGGCCGCCCACCTGATCAAGAAGGTGGTGGAGTCGGCGATCGCCAACGCCGAGAACAACCAGGGCGCCGACGTCGACGAGCTGAAGGTCCAGACCATCATGGTCGACGAGGGCCCGACGCTGAAGCGTTTCATGGCCCGCGCCAAGGGCCGCGGCACGCGCATCCTCAAGCGCACCAGCCATATCACTGTGGTGGTTGGCGAAGGCAAGGGCAAATAA
- the rplN gene encoding 50S ribosomal protein L14 translates to MIQMQSYLDAADNSGAKELMCIKVLGGSKRRYAGIGDIIKVTVKDAIPRGKVKKGEVYDAVVVRTRKGVRRADGSLIRFDGNAAVLLNNKQEPIGTRIFGPVTRELRSEKFMKIVSLAPEVL, encoded by the coding sequence ATGATCCAGATGCAGAGCTATCTCGATGCGGCCGACAACTCCGGTGCCAAGGAGCTGATGTGCATCAAGGTGCTGGGCGGCTCCAAGCGCCGTTACGCCGGCATCGGCGACATCATCAAGGTGACCGTCAAGGACGCGATCCCGCGTGGCAAGGTCAAGAAGGGCGAGGTCTATGACGCCGTGGTCGTGCGTACCCGCAAGGGTGTGCGTCGCGCCGACGGTTCGCTGATCCGCTTCGACGGCAACGCCGCCGTCCTGCTGAACAACAAGCAGGAGCCGATCGGCACCCGTATCTTCGGACCGGTGACCCGCGAACTGCGCTCCGAGAAGTTCATGAAGATCGTCTCGCTCGCACCCGAAGTGCTGTGA
- the rplX gene encoding 50S ribosomal protein L24 → MANRIKKGDQVVVITGKDKGKQGDVLRVDGDRVVVSNVNIVKRHTKPNPQAGVAGGVVEREASIHISNVALFNAASGKGERVGFKVLEDGRKLRVFRSSGEALDA, encoded by the coding sequence ATGGCTAACCGTATCAAGAAGGGCGACCAGGTGGTCGTCATCACCGGCAAGGACAAGGGCAAGCAGGGCGACGTGCTGCGTGTGGATGGCGACCGTGTGGTCGTGTCCAACGTGAACATCGTCAAGCGCCACACCAAGCCGAACCCGCAGGCGGGTGTCGCCGGCGGCGTCGTCGAGCGCGAAGCCTCGATCCATATCTCCAACGTCGCCTTGTTCAATGCCGCTTCCGGCAAGGGCGAGCGCGTTGGCTTCAAGGTGCTGGAGGATGGACGCAAACTGCGTGTGTTCCGCTCCAGCGGTGAGGCGCTCGACGCCTGA
- the rpsQ gene encoding 30S ribosomal protein S17, translated as MSDNEQKTQRTIEGRVVSNKMDKTVTILVERQVKHALYGKYIKRSTKLHAHDADNACNEGDLVRVVEIAPLSKTKNWRVVEIVARAAE; from the coding sequence ATGAGTGATAACGAACAGAAAACGCAGCGCACGATCGAAGGTCGTGTCGTCAGCAACAAGATGGACAAGACGGTCACCATCCTGGTCGAGCGTCAGGTCAAGCACGCCCTGTACGGCAAGTACATCAAGCGCTCGACCAAGCTGCACGCCCACGACGCCGACAACGCCTGCAACGAAGGCGACCTGGTCCGCGTGGTGGAGATCGCGCCGCTGTCCAAGACCAAGAACTGGCGCGTGGTCGAGATCGTCGCCCGCGCGGCCGAATAA
- the rpsC gene encoding 30S ribosomal protein S3: MGHKVHPTGIRLGIAKDWNSKWYANKREYASYLAADLKVREMLRKKLAQAGISKILIERPAKTARVTIHTARPGVVIGKRGEDIEKLRKEVSDLMGVPAHINVTEVRKPELDAQLVAESIAQQLERRIMFRRAMKRAVGNAIRLGALGIKVNVAGRLNGAEIARSEWYREGRVPLHTLRADIDYGFAEAKTTYGIIGIKVWVYKGEVFDFSQVGQEKQDDARPERSERPSRPSRDRDAR; the protein is encoded by the coding sequence ATGGGCCATAAAGTACATCCGACCGGTATTCGCCTGGGCATCGCCAAGGACTGGAATTCCAAGTGGTACGCCAACAAGCGCGAGTACGCCAGCTACCTGGCCGCTGACCTCAAGGTCCGCGAGATGCTCCGCAAGAAGCTGGCCCAGGCCGGGATCAGCAAGATCCTGATCGAGCGTCCGGCCAAGACCGCCCGCGTGACGATCCACACCGCCCGCCCGGGCGTGGTGATCGGCAAGCGCGGTGAGGACATCGAGAAGCTGCGCAAGGAAGTGAGCGATCTGATGGGCGTCCCGGCGCACATCAACGTCACCGAGGTGCGTAAGCCCGAGCTGGACGCCCAGCTGGTCGCCGAGTCCATCGCCCAGCAGCTGGAGCGCCGCATCATGTTCCGCCGTGCGATGAAGCGCGCGGTCGGCAACGCGATCCGCCTGGGTGCCCTGGGCATCAAGGTGAACGTCGCCGGCCGTCTGAACGGCGCCGAGATCGCCCGTTCCGAGTGGTACCGCGAAGGCCGTGTGCCGCTGCACACCCTGCGCGCCGACATCGACTACGGCTTTGCCGAGGCGAAGACCACCTACGGCATCATCGGCATCAAGGTGTGGGTCTACAAGGGCGAAGTGTTCGACTTCAGCCAGGTGGGTCAGGAGAAGCAGGACGACGCGCGCCCCGAGCGCAGCGAACGTCCGTCGCGCCCGTCCCGCGATCGTGACGCGAGGTAA
- the rplE gene encoding 50S ribosomal protein L5, with protein MTTRLEKIYKEEVVPALTKKFGYSNPMEVPRLTKITINMGVGEAATNKKILENAVADLAKISGQKPVTTKSRVSVASFKIRDGWPIGCKVTLRRAHMYEFLDRLISISLPRVRDFRGVSGRSFDGRGNYNMGVKEQIIFPEIDFDQVDAVRGMDIAITTTAKTDAEAKALLEAFKFPFRN; from the coding sequence ATGACCACTCGTCTCGAAAAAATCTACAAGGAAGAGGTCGTCCCGGCCTTGACCAAGAAGTTCGGCTACTCCAACCCCATGGAGGTCCCCAGGCTCACCAAGATCACCATCAACATGGGTGTGGGTGAGGCTGCGACCAACAAGAAGATCCTGGAGAACGCCGTCGCCGACCTGGCCAAGATCTCCGGCCAGAAGCCGGTCACGACGAAGTCGCGCGTCTCGGTCGCGTCCTTCAAGATCCGTGACGGTTGGCCGATCGGCTGCAAGGTGACCCTGCGTCGCGCCCACATGTACGAGTTCCTGGACCGCCTGATCAGCATCTCGCTGCCGCGCGTGCGCGACTTCCGTGGCGTGTCCGGCCGTTCGTTCGACGGCCGCGGCAACTACAACATGGGCGTGAAGGAACAGATCATCTTCCCGGAAATCGACTTCGACCAGGTCGACGCGGTCCGCGGCATGGATATCGCCATCACGACCACCGCCAAGACCGACGCCGAAGCCAAGGCGCTGCTCGAGGCGTTCAAGTTCCCGTTCCGCAACTAA
- the rpsH gene encoding 30S ribosomal protein S8, which translates to MSMTDPIADMLVRIKNAAAVGKQTVKMPSSNIKVAIAGVLKSEGYIADSRVTKTENNKAELEIVLKYFEGKPVIDTLKRVSRSGLRQYRGKDELPKVLNGLGVAIISTSKGIMTDAQARAAGVGGEVLCFVA; encoded by the coding sequence ATGAGCATGACTGATCCCATCGCCGACATGCTGGTCCGCATCAAGAATGCGGCTGCCGTCGGCAAGCAGACGGTGAAGATGCCGTCGTCCAACATCAAGGTCGCCATCGCCGGCGTCCTGAAGTCCGAGGGCTACATCGCCGATTCTCGCGTCACCAAGACCGAGAACAACAAGGCCGAGCTCGAGATCGTCCTGAAGTACTTCGAAGGCAAGCCGGTCATCGACACGCTCAAGCGTGTGTCGCGCTCGGGCCTGCGCCAGTACCGCGGCAAGGACGAACTGCCCAAGGTCCTCAACGGCCTGGGCGTTGCCATCATCTCCACGTCGAAGGGCATCATGACCGACGCGCAGGCCCGTGCGGCCGGCGTGGGTGGTGAAGTCCTGTGCTTCGTGGCCTAA